Within Limanda limanda chromosome 1, fLimLim1.1, whole genome shotgun sequence, the genomic segment agTCGTAGCTGTGGATTCTTTGTGTATACCTGCTTTTGTTGGTTTTATTAAGGACCGCACATCTGTTCGGTTTGTTATCTTATTGACAATAAATAAGCAAATACGCATTAGAAACTATCTATGGTATTAATAGGGGAAATGATGGTGATAACAGAAGCAACAAGACAGGTAGATCAGCACCTTCAGGTTGAGAAGAAACACAATGAAGAGACTGCAAACTGAAGAGCCGAGCAAGATTAACCCGGTGAGGGTCGCCACTGTATGCTAATAATCCAAGagtggtgtttttttaaatgggggaataaaaccagcagcagcaggacctgCTCATCAGGCAGGAGATCATCAAAGGGCCTCTCAATTCATGGGATAATGTGGTTTTATTCTGATTAATGAGGCAAATATCAATATTAAAATCTAGATTGCCTGATATTCATACAAGACAAACTGATGATTATTTTTCCTGCTCTGTATCAACAAGTGTTTTATCCAAAAAATCAAACCTCACTAATACATTAAACAACCGTGCGACTGTAATGCGGAAAAGACTATAATTATAAGATTTTGATACAGTAACACATTCTTGAGTTAATGCAATAATCAAAAGGAAATAAACTTTTTAAGTTTATCCTTTCGTCTCCTTTATTACGTGAAATGTTGGGCAGCAGtgtaatttacatttacatcagtAACCTACTCACTAACATCAGGAGAAATGCTGCACCCAGAAACTGGGCTGTGAGTGATGTGTATTCTGAGTGGAGAGCGTGTGACTGAGTGTTTTCCTCAGTGTTAAGACAGCAGCCTGTGTTTAAAGGAGATCACTCAGCAGGTCGGTTTGGCTTGTGCATCGAGGACCATGCAGATTAAAACAATGCTATGGAAACTGACTCCTACATACTATAAATATGTCACATTTTGCAGATGCAGGCTGTTCCTACTATGCCAAAGGCAACTCTTGAAAATAAGTTCAAAAAGCGTATCTGTTTGGGTTAATATTATTCGTTTCTAATCCGACACGCGGGTACTTTTTGGCCAACAGTCAGTTAAGTGGCTAATGGGAAGTGTAATGACACCAAAGGCTTTATGAGCTCAAATACAGAGAAGCAAAGCGAAGACAAACAGATTAGATTTAACAGTGAGGgttcaataaaatgtaaacatgaatCTCTTTGCTCCTTTCTGATGCACTCATATAACGACTCACACAGAGGGATCACCAGCTATTAACATAAAGTAACGTGCTCACAAGTGCTGCACTGAAACATTTCCAATACATGATGCCACCGTTTCGTTGGATGTGATGCTCGAATTAATGTGTTGTGACTGCATAGATtatgaatgaaagaatgaaattAATGTCACCATTTGCAAATCCATCAAGATCTGATTCACATTAATCAAAAAATGAACTGGTTAAAAGGTGCTTAGACATTTTTACAATATTGATACACAAACTTTGTGACATGGaaagtaaatacatttacaaagtATGTGAAATCTTTACCTGCACTACAAAAGTGTTTTAACTTTAATTGTCCTGCACCTCTGTATTTCTCCTCTGCTACATTTCAGATAGAAATAGTAATTTTAAAGATTAAATGAGTAGAATGAATTATGAAAATTAAACTGCAAAACATGTTTCTGATAATATATTATACATTGAAAGAGATTAAACTATTAAACATGGGTACGAAATTGTTAATATTAGCTGAAACTCAAGCAAAAACATTAGAATACTAATTACACtagtaaaaaataaagcatcTTGCATAATTATTCCTCCTTTTTTGGGGGGCATCCCCTTCCCAGAGGTTATAGTGGACATTtggttttattataaaaagGTATTGGATTGTATAATTAGAAGTCAATGCAATGAAGAAAGGAATCTGGATGAAGCCTCCTGAAGTTAATCGCAGATATCTTATATGAATACTAACCCTAATCCTCCAGATCTAAATAACATTTGGCGGGAGATTTGGTGGATTTGGGGCCAAAACCTGCGGCTCTCTGTTTACACGCAGAGCGGGTCTGTCTGTcggtctccctccctccctcccccgacTCTCTTCCACCCACCATAAGTTTTCGCGCTGAGGACCAGGTGATATTAGCGCCACTGCTTTTAACACCCCCCTCCCACATCTCCCTGGGGCCTCCAATCTGTCTGCTCCAGCCGCAGAGCTAATTCTGCATTATACTGGAGACAAAGGCCCCGGTGATTAGCTTCAAGGTAGATTTATATTCCCAGTGCTGTTTCAAGGTGTCACTGTGGGAGAGGACGCAGGGGACAGGCCTCAGCTGGAAGTTACACACAGCTTCCTTAAGGAAGAAGGAGTCACTCGTTTGAATAAATCTATCTTTACTTTTCTAAAAGTGAAAGTCAGCATGGCTAACATTCAATATAGAATTTTGCATGATAGCTAGAAATCACAAATAATAAAAGTAGGTAGTACAGTCCAGTGTGGGCTGAAATAGTTCAAGAATTTTTTATACCCTatttcttccctctcctcttttggATATTATGTTGGAACATTTTGTTGCATCTTCATCTGCACCAAGACCAACAGAATGGACTTAAAAGCATTAATGTGGGGACAATTATCGACTTTAAAGATTTCAAGAGACAATCATGAACATGTAGGGCCCCGTCTGTCGTCCCGTTCTCCGCACCCAAAGTGAAGTGATATCAAAAGTATTAGTTATTCCATATGCGTAAGTGAAAACATATTGTGGAACTATGAAACTTCTTTAAATCTCACACACATGTCACCAATGATGTACAGTCTCCTCCACAGGTCTGTGTGGCTTTGTTTTTTGGGGAATAGACAGTTTACTACACAATcctttcaaagtcctgatacttgTTACAGGCTGATTTGCCAAAATATGAAGTATTACATTATTTGTGAGACATAGGCTAAACCATAACATAACAAGATGCTAAATATTCCTTACTTTAATGCAGACACCAGGCTGAACTTTTGATATCCTGATGTTAAATGacattacgactttattcttaCAACCTGATTTTATTCACATATTACTTTCCTTCTGCATCGCCCTGAGTATTATAGTTATTCCATATGCatcagtaaaaacacattaccCGTTATGTTTTTTTGAACTATCTTTGTCGGATTGTTTTTCAGATTACTACATATTTAAAGAAAAGCCCAGTTTCTGATCTATAAAGCTTTCTGTGGTGGTTATATTACGGTATATTATGTTCAAATGTAGCATATAGTTTTATCATTGCGCATTATATGTGGAATTGCTTTCAAAAACAACTTCTGAAAACTGCTTTTCCCCCGTTTCTGATCCTGCACCGGAAAATACCCGCAGAGTGacacctctgtctcctcctccactcttttAAGTTTTCCCCCGGAATCCTGGACGGAGCGCGCCTGTTGCCCCGCCAACACCACTTTGGGGGCGTGGTGTCTTTTCACGCTGATTGGTCGAAGCCGAGGCGCGCACCCGAGCACAACAACGCCGATTGGCTGGAGCCGACGGCCACCGCCCACTGCCCTGGCGCTGATTGGCCGGAGCGGGCCAGACGCCGGAGAGCGCCAGAAAACAAGCTTGAGCGGGTGATGCTGTCTGCAGAGGACAGATCACAAGTGTCCCCTCCGCAGGACACAACCTCCACAAGACCGGACACACGGAGGACTACCCGCTTCTTTCTTACAGGACATGTCCGTGTGGAGGAACTGTACGTGCTGACAAGTGTGTGACACGGAGCCATCACAGGAGACACGCGTCCGTTCAGCAGGGAGCACCGAGGTAAGGCTCTTCCCTCCAGCGGTTTCCTGTCTGGTCAGCTGAGCTAGTCCCGTTAGCAGCTCATTTCAGTATAAACCCAGTGCCAGTGTGTCAGTGGGAACCAGTGTGGAGCCTGTTGTGTCACAGCGGTGACGAGCCATCTTGGGTAACAGCCCGTTATTTACCTGGGTGTTAATGTCTGGCAgcgacccccccccacacacacacacacacactaatgagtCCTTCACATCTGCTCCAGTGGAATGGCTAAAGTTGTGTTAGTTACTAACCAAACTGCAAAGTAAAACACACTGGTTGTTAGCTTAGTTCCAGGTGCTAGCGTGCTAAGGGCTAGTTAGCCGATGTTCTTTGCGCCAAATCCAGCTGCCCACTCCTCTTCGCGTTTTCTGTCCAGACTGAAACTTCCTTaactccccccacccccccctacTCCCCCGCCGCCGCCAAATGTATCAGTCCTCCGATCAGCCTTTGCTTTTACCTTTCTTACACATCCTCGCTGTTTCCCTTCTCTTGTGGATCCACAGGTTTCCCCCATGGAAGCGGAATGTCTCGCCCTGAGAGACCTCACCAGTCCGAGGAAAAGTTTCGCGGTGGTGacggtggaggagggagacCGGGCCGAGCAGaaggtaacccccccccccccaaaaaaaaaggtGGTTTACAGCTGGATCCTCGGGTTCTGTGAGGGTCCGGTCGTCTGGACCGGTGGCCAGGTTTCAGATCACCCGACCGAGGGCGAGCTGCAGGAGTCAGGCTGGAGAGTGTGATGGCATCCCAAGTGGTTATCTGATGTGGGCTCAGTTatgagggggggtggagggcaCGTAACAAGAAGCTCAATATTCCTCATTTAATATACAGGCAACCGGCTGAACTTCTGGTACCCGCCTTTTAAATGAGATGACAACTTTATTCTACTAAAGTTTAAACTTTTATCCAGGGTTCCTACAGTCATgcaaaacctggaaaagtcatggaaatgtaaaatgtgtatttccaggcctgAAAACAATATAATCCCAACAGctttggagaagtcatggaaatttgttatattcatattttcatgtcgttcattaaCGCTGAATTttatatgcttttaaaagaaacacgcttaaaatataagcaggcatacggTCTCATACTTATTGAAAAGTTCGGTGGGGAAGCAGGCAGGATAAAGCACTATGACAGGGAAGTGTAGATTCAACCATGCTTGGCTACAAAAGTACATGCTatgggttacaacagacaaagacctcaatcaaactattgtctctcattcatttgtgtgaTTTGAGGTTTACTGTATGCTCTGAAATTCTCATTATTagcttaaatacaaaatgtcaccttttcatgtatacacagagatttcacaaaatgtttggtcatggaattttggtttaaagttattgaaaagtcatggaaatgcattggtcaaaatgtgaaggAACCCTGTTTATCTTGTAATATAAAGGTTTTTATAATCCTAATATTACGCCGCTATACAATGCAGCTCCAGAGGAGgctatcagaggacatttaggcctCTTTCCAAGTCTAATTTCCATGTGGTGAGTTTGTTTTTAACCACACATCTGTCTCCGTCACAGGAAAacatctgcacagagagaaggagatccCCAGAGTCCTCCGTCCCTCCCCTGCTGACCCACAGAAGAGGGGCCGCATGTGACCTGGCACATCACATCACCCCCATCAAGCACGGCGCCCTGGCCGAGCCCTGGTCCCCCACGGCCAATCTCAAGATGCTGATCAGCGCGGCGAGCCCGGACATCAGGGACCGAGAGATGAGGAAGGTGCTGTTCAGGCCCATCGAGAACGAGAAGGAGAAGCCGGCGAGTCCAGATACCGTGACGGAGGACATGGAGGTGGAAGACTCCTGTCAAGTACGTGAAATGTCTCCAGAGTAAATCAATAACCACTTTAATATTGTCTTAACTCTTGATAGTTTACTGAGGAGAAGAAGTTTATCACGgttattgttttaattagaTAAATGCTCTCCAATGAAGCCAGAATTTCCATATTTGAAAGAGTAAACACTTTTTACCCTGTAAGTACAACTACAATTTCTTAGCCATGACCAATGGAGTAATTTGGTATACAAGCAGCAGATGGAGCCTAAATCACCCCAAGCTTTACAGTTGTTAGTTTAATCCGAAATGTGAATATCTTTCCAGTTTTAATACCTTTCTATGGATTTTAAGAATTGATTCTGTGAGCCCCTGGAGGCTTGTTGCAgaaaatcaaatttaagatgTGTGTTATCTTACTGTAACAGGATAATGGGAATGCACAAAGCGTAACCAAAATGTATTTTAGGAATCATCCCCAATATTTATCTGTGTTTCTTCTGTTCAGTTTGAAGCtgtggatgaagaggatgaggccGAGAAAAAGCCgagcaggaagcagaagagTCTGGGTCTTCTGTGCCAAAAGTTCCTGGCCCTTTACCCCGATTATCCACCACCTGACAGCCCCATCTGGATCTCCCTGGACGAGGTGGCGACCAGTCTGGGTAAGAGCCAGAAACATAACAAAAGAATGTGTTGACAGGGGAGATTGGCGGCTGCGTCTCGTCCCTGCTCATTCCTGTGCTGTTTGTGAACACTAACCAGAGCTTAATGGTAATGGAGGCAGCTAATGTTCATTTCATGGGCGTTATAAGGGTTTTATGTTATTGGAATTAGATGCGGTTGCTAAGGTGGTCCCTTTGATTCAAATGCACATCACTATTTAAATCAAGAATGCggcttttattcatttttaatcgCAATACTGACTGTTCAGTGAGGAATTTGATCATAATTAAGTTAATGTTTCCCATCTTGCACTCTGTCAGGAGTGGAAAGGCGGCGTATTTATGACATCGTCAACGTGCTGGAGTCTCTGACCATCGTCGGCCGCATCGCCAAAAACAGCTACACCTGGTATGGGCGCCAGCAGCTGGAGGCCacgctggaggagctgcagcggagGGGCCGGCAGCAGGGCTACCACCTCCAGATGGAGCTGGCTGCAGAGCCCAGGGAGGCCGGGCCGGGGCGCGAGGATGAGGGAGGGGACGTTGGCAACGGTAATGGACTGACCTATACAACGTTAAATGACCTGATAACAGTGTCACTATTGACAAAAGGTAGTTTGTGAAGGTAAACCCTGGTGACTGGATTTGATTGTTATATTTAGGCATTCATAATGTCATGATTTATTACTTCAAATCATTCTACTTTGGCCCAGAATGTGATCACGTATACATTAGCATACCTGCTTTGATTGAGGTTTCTGTATTTCCTATGGAAACAATTAAAAAGCATACCTCAAGATAATGGTGCACCTCCTGTGAGTATAGCATAGCTGCTGATATTCAGTTTTAGCTGGTGCAATTTAATATGAGCTCATTACAGCCTCTAACCTTTAAAGAGGCTCTGATGGAAACCATTTTATAACAACACAAATTATCCAATATTTTTATCATAAAAATTCTAATAAAGGCCATAATTTCAGGTCTAATCACATCACCAATAGAGCTTTAACAAGTCTGATAGTGAGATTTCATGTTTATATTCCTGTGGTTGTATTTACTGCCACTACGTCTGCCATCTTCAAGATTTCGTCATGTCTCTATTTTGCTTATGGGTGTGTATGATAAGTTAATATAAAAAGTCAGGCTCATGGGTGATAACAAATAGATATTCGTATTTGGTAGTCGATGGAGATCTTATTTGCAGTCAATTGTTTGATATGTTCGTTCTATTGCTGGAATGAGTTGGTTTTGCATGGTGAATTAATGTTAATCTTCTACCTGATTGCCTGGTCTTACATACTATATGCACCCATGTCGTTCACagctggtggcaacaggaaagaCAAGTCTCTGCGGATCATGAGCCAGAAGTTTGTCATGCTGTTCCTGGTTTCCAAAACTCAGACTGTCACTCTGGATGCAGCAGCAAAGATCCTGATTGAGGAGAGTCAAGACTCGTCCAGTCACAGCAAGTACAAAAGTAAGAAATCCAACATAACCAAACATGCGCAGTGATCAGAAATCTGAAATGTGGCATAAGGACTCCTTCCGTCTCTTGTATTAACCAAACCTCCATGTATCTTTAGCCAAGGTGCGGCGACTGTACGATATCGCCAATGTCCTGACCAGCCTGGGCCTCATAAAGAAGGTGCATGTccgggaggagagaggcaggaaaCCGGCCTTCAAGTGGCTCGGCCAGGTTGAATTCAACAACTCTGGAAATGGCGGTAAGAATCAAAGTCACGTTCTGATATCCACgtgaaaaaatttaattaatttagatACCCCTGAGTTCACATCACTGTCATCCTGCTGTTGGTCATTATTGCCGTCATGCTAACTCAGACCTTAACCTTTAGGAAGTACTTTCAACATGGCAGCGGTCACTCCTGACGCCACACAGCCAATAGCAGGGCAGGACCTCAGAAGAGCCAAGATGGCACGCCACGCCTCCTTCAACATCACGCCAAGGTCTGTGACCGTTCAGCGGCTGGTCAACTCCGCCCCCAGCAGCCCACGACCAGAGCTATCGGGTAAGAGGCGCTGAATTTTACAATATAGtcagaaatacagaaaagtCACTTAAAGTTGAGCATTTGTATTTTCCTGTTTAATAAAACAACTTGATTTCTCAAAACTCAGGTCTGCCAAATCAGCCTGTGGATTATTCCAGGAAGACTGCAGGCCTCAACGCAGTTTGTCGACTGCAGTTTGGAAACAGCTCAGAGTGagttagaaaacacacacacacacacacaccctagcTTGACACTCATTGACAGAATGCATCCTTACTCTGATTTATTTCCTAGCCCATACCTTCACCCATATCTTCACTGTCTAGACTCGGATGTCTGTACaagtacatacacacatagtGTCCATGACGTCAGAGGACATATCTTGCCAACCTAACCGTAAACTTTACCTAACCGTAAGACACACGTCACCTTAAAATGTATCAATTTACATAAAGGACCAGCTTTTTGTCCCCAGAATGTGACcgtgtaaacagatttaggtgcccacaacacacacacacacacagatctgtaaTGGCCCTGTCCTTCCCTTGGTATAGATTTATATCGTGCACTTCAGATTAACTGCCGAAGAATTTACAGCACACAGTATTTCTAACCTTTGTCAGGAAAGGAACTGTGCTGGAGCTGTTTATAGAAACGGTTCATCTCAGAATGTATCCGCTGTCAGAGCGAGGCGCCACAATTACTTTCAAATGGATAAACTCGGTTTCCATTTTCACATCAGGCTTTAATAGCTATCTACTGTTTTAGTTATTAGAAGGTGAGAAGTAATCTCAATCGCTCATacataacacaacacactccaTATGTTTGCATTGGCTGATGAGCTTAGCTTTAGGCTGCGTGTAACAGGAGCTGGCTGCTGAGGATATGAATAGTTATGGTCTCATGAATGTATATGTTGGCTTCTTCAGACACAGTAGTGCCCAAGGCTGTGGCTGCTTaagtgttttttggggggagggaAATAAGACAGGCAAGTGAGTGTTGAAAGAGGATATTTAATACACAAGGGCTGGGTAAAATCCACCAGGGGCAGTGGCAGCCCACAGGACAGTTAGAAATCTGCACATCAGCAAGAGAGATCAGAGGAGCTTCTGCTTCCATCTCCACCACCAGGAACTCTGCAATGCTGCAGGGAAGTAGCCTGGGATTTTACTGGAGGAAGCAGGCACTAAAGCTACAGCCAtacaaagacattttgtttttaaaatggctGAAGACTAAAACAATCTCAATCCAGGGGAGCATTTTAGTCTGTCACATAccaacacatttgaaaaaacacGCCACAGTAAATACAAAGAAGACATAACTCTTGTTCCCTCAACTGTGGAAACCGTTGCTCTAACCCAGTTGTCATTTAGACATAAGAGAAATGGGGACCTAAGCCTAAACCACCGCTGTATTGGATGGTGAAGCCTGCATTGCTCAATCAAGTCAAATAATATTCCCAAAAAATCTTTAACAGGCTTTTTTTCTTCGTTTCTCCTCAGTAACCGTCCCAGTTTGGCATTGCAGCCTCACACCCACAGCAGCCATCAACCTCCGTCCTCCACCCAGTCCACCCGGCTGACACCTTCCCTCCAGCCCGAGTAccacttcacctccacctcctctccccacTGCTTGGCCTACCTGCCCAGCCTGTCGCAGCCGTCGGTGGTGATGCTGTATGGGCCGTTAGACAAGCCCCACCAGATGCCCGAAGGTCAGAGATCACCCGGGTTGGAGTctgaggaagggaggaagaggcggaggaaggaacgagaggaggaggaggatgcagtGGTGAAAAAGAAGGGAATGTCTGGATTAGAGGAATGTGACAAGGTGAGGTGAAACTTGATATGTTTTGGTTCTCTGTTAAAGTTCACTGAGAACAACAGGATTATTGTTGGTTCAGTGCACTTATATGATTGCACGGCATTAATAAGTTCTGTTATGCAGAATtggatttttaatttaaagtatGTGATGTAAAATTTCCTTCCAGCTGAGAGGTGAAGCTCGGAGGGAAGCAGAGGAGCGTTCCACCAGAACCTCAACGAGTCGCCCCACAGGCCCCGGCAGAGCATCTGATGAGGGTctctgtgacagcagcagtgagccCCCCCAACCGTCACACTACCTCTACGTGCCCAACAATGCAGGTATATACAGATTTTTGAAAACTATGATCTTTTGGGAAGGGGTGGAATCTGCCCTCCTTAAAATGAAACTTGACCAAGTAAGGGAAATTACAATTTCATTACGAATGTGCTCTTTGTACATAGATGATCATAAACCTGAGGGAGTAGTTGGAGTTCTTGTCCTATAGAGATTGTATTAAAGCTGACACACTGTAAGAATATGTGGTAAACAGGTTTCTATGGtcattaggggtgggaattggcaaaaatgtgacgattcaattgtattgcgatatttgggccacgactcaatagtattgcgattctgcaatttattgcgattcatgtccccaatattattcaaaggcattacaaaaaatgaggaaaaaaagactgctcaactcacttcaaatgtcacatttaattctgtgaacaacattgtcttctacacattaactgaagtgcaaaaactttgtccttgaacattcaggacacaggatctttgtaattattttctgaataggagacctctcacatgaacactgagctcaatcatataaataagagtaacctagagcttcaatcaaattgagacctgcaaggtcatgacccaaaatgttaaattaatttgggaatattggcatttttgttcagaaaaaggagttggtcaacctgCTAAGATGTAAAGTGCtcctgggccgttactatatctcgtgcagtggagaacatcctttacgcatacacactaggtatcttttaaactctgaaactc encodes:
- the e2f7 gene encoding transcription factor E2F7, coding for MEAECLALRDLTSPRKSFAVVTVEEGDRAEQKENICTERRRSPESSVPPLLTHRRGAACDLAHHITPIKHGALAEPWSPTANLKMLISAASPDIRDREMRKVLFRPIENEKEKPASPDTVTEDMEVEDSCQFEAVDEEDEAEKKPSRKQKSLGLLCQKFLALYPDYPPPDSPIWISLDEVATSLGVERRRIYDIVNVLESLTIVGRIAKNSYTWYGRQQLEATLEELQRRGRQQGYHLQMELAAEPREAGPGREDEGGDVGNAGGNRKDKSLRIMSQKFVMLFLVSKTQTVTLDAAAKILIEESQDSSSHSKYKTKVRRLYDIANVLTSLGLIKKVHVREERGRKPAFKWLGQVEFNNSGNGGSTFNMAAVTPDATQPIAGQDLRRAKMARHASFNITPRSVTVQRLVNSAPSSPRPELSGLPNQPVDYSRKTAGLNAVCRLQFGNSSDNRPSLALQPHTHSSHQPPSSTQSTRLTPSLQPEYHFTSTSSPHCLAYLPSLSQPSVVMLYGPLDKPHQMPEGQRSPGLESEEGRKRRRKEREEEEDAVVKKKGMSGLEECDKVRGEARREAEERSTRTSTSRPTGPGRASDEGLCDSSSEPPQPSHYLYVPNNAGLNSLNFFLSAGQNPASLALPSGGVPTLALPYVLVPSSALSHYPLVAGGLQQQGSDSHAKLSFSLPAVMSPAHFTVGAAPYSLAPAAAPDISWSPVPSPSTPEQSKLYGSALCAPPSPQGPRQPLSISTSEPLTPHTPKDAPASATKAFFQTPGTLGSVVSAVPAARRRGSAQRRLDIGHPATT